One window from the genome of Paraneptunicella aestuarii encodes:
- a CDS encoding type II toxin-antitoxin system RelE/ParE family toxin, translated as MQKKVEFARLAQLELDNAFEYYESQLNGLGDRFISEVNSGLKRIIAYPSSWQRVSERTRRCLLHNFPYGLIYTENEKSIVILAVANLHRKPDYWVSQQGDQY; from the coding sequence ATGCAAAAAAAGGTTGAGTTTGCAAGGCTTGCTCAGTTGGAGTTAGATAATGCTTTCGAGTATTACGAATCTCAATTGAATGGCTTGGGTGATCGCTTTATCTCAGAAGTTAACTCTGGCCTTAAACGGATTATCGCATACCCCTCTTCTTGGCAACGGGTAAGTGAACGAACTCGAAGGTGCTTGCTTCATAACTTTCCTTACGGCCTGATTTACACAGAGAATGAAAAATCTATCGTTATTCTTGCTGTGGCAAATTTGCATCGTAAGCCAGACTATTGGGTTAGTCAGCAAGGTGACCAATATTAA
- a CDS encoding addiction module protein, with amino-acid sequence MKNQQSDIIDTALSLPSEARIELVERLLKSLDTPTSEFEDVWGKEVESRVDALNSGQLETVSAKDVLKKYAKKG; translated from the coding sequence ATGAAAAATCAACAATCGGATATTATTGATACAGCCTTGTCATTACCTTCTGAGGCTCGAATAGAGCTGGTAGAGCGTTTATTGAAAAGTCTGGATACACCGACCTCAGAATTTGAAGATGTTTGGGGTAAGGAAGTTGAGTCCAGAGTTGATGCATTAAACTCGGGTCAATTGGAAACAGTTTCAGCAAAGGATGTGTTGAAAAAGTATGCAAAAAAAGGTTGA